One Papaver somniferum cultivar HN1 chromosome 10, ASM357369v1, whole genome shotgun sequence genomic window carries:
- the LOC113315766 gene encoding uncharacterized protein LOC113315766, which produces MIIRADNAKSFVNKDVIDLLRQYNIRLHTSTLYYPQGNGQAEASNNTLIRILSRTVEDHHKEWHEQLPLAVWAYRISKRIPTGASPYPLVYGEDAILPAEISIPSTRVAMASHTTPDEVSRFAHLDTVEERRSRAERFAEAYRKCTPNYYNQSVKERKFEVDDLFLKIAPHIQRNASAGKFAANWEGPFQVRKCRRADITSSNV; this is translated from the coding sequence ATGATCATCAGAGCAGATAATGCAAAATCATTTGTAAACAAAGACGTCATAGATCTGTTACGCCAATATAATATAAGGCTTCACACGTCCACCCTCTACTACCCGCAGGGAAACGGGCAGGCAGAGGCAAGCAATAATACGCTCATCCGTATCCTGAGTAGGACAGTGGAAGACCACCATAAAGAGTGGCATGAACAGCTCCCACTTGCGGTATGGGCATACAGAATCTCGAAACGAATCCCCACGGGGGCGTCTCCCTATCCTCTGGTCTACGGGGAAGATGCGATATTACCAGCAGAGATTTCCATTCCATCCACAAGAGTAGCGATGGCTAGTCATACGACACCGGACGAAGTAAGCCGCTTTGCCCATTTAGATACAGTAGAAGAAAGGAGATCACGGGCAGAACGGTTTGCAGAAGCATATAGAAAATGCACACCAAATTACTATAACCAGAgcgtaaaggaaagaaaattcGAAGTGGACGATTTGTTCCTTAAGATCGCTCCGCATATACAAAGAAACGCTAGTGCAGGGAAATTTGCCgcaaactgggaaggacctttccaAGTACGGAAGTGTCGGAGAGCGGATATTACAAGCTCAAACGTATGA